The following are from one region of the Acidobacteriota bacterium genome:
- a CDS encoding D-aminoacylase yields the protein MIKSPDLILKRGTIIDGTGLPGIIGDVAIRRDWILAIDAPGSLEGAPEELDCNGLVIAPGFIDTHSHSDLRVLTEPELPMKVRQGITLEVFGQDGISVAPIRKADRPQMERSLAGLLGKLDREWDWESVGEYLTSVERASPALDCSYLIPHGAVRLNSMGMEDRRATPAEIIAMQELIRRSMREGAMGMSTGLIYPPCCFADTAELIELCKAVAEFDGVFVAHMRSESDYLEDAVAEMIEVGKRSGARVHISHFKVAGRENWPVIDGVLEMVRIARAEGMRLTADQYPYIAGSTMLGAILPPWAHAGGVESTLGRLASADERGRMRDAMLDRSRSEWDNFWKWSGPEGIIISDIPSGHHPEWVGKNLAEATAIALPDGDAANEVAAVEFAFDLLAQERMGIGMISFSQSEEVVKKIMCEPYVNVCTDGLLGGKPHPRAYGTYPRILGRYVREQNLLTLEEAVRKMSGLAAETFRLERYGLIAEGMQANIVVFDPQRVMDRATFEDSKQFPVGIEHVIVEGRTMIEYGEQHGPGSGIVVRSKHGA from the coding sequence ATGATCAAGTCGCCAGACCTCATTCTCAAGCGAGGTACAATCATCGACGGGACCGGCCTCCCTGGAATCATCGGCGATGTAGCGATCCGGCGCGATTGGATTCTCGCCATCGATGCGCCGGGCTCTCTTGAAGGCGCCCCCGAAGAACTCGACTGCAACGGGCTGGTCATCGCCCCCGGCTTCATCGACACGCATAGCCACTCGGACCTTCGCGTGCTCACCGAGCCCGAGCTGCCGATGAAAGTTCGACAAGGCATCACCCTCGAAGTCTTCGGTCAGGACGGCATCTCCGTTGCCCCGATTCGAAAAGCCGATCGCCCGCAGATGGAACGCTCGCTCGCGGGGCTGCTGGGCAAGCTCGATCGCGAATGGGATTGGGAGTCGGTTGGTGAGTACCTGACCTCGGTCGAGCGCGCCAGTCCGGCACTCGATTGCAGTTACTTGATCCCGCACGGGGCGGTTCGCTTGAACTCGATGGGTATGGAAGATCGCCGCGCAACGCCCGCGGAGATCATCGCGATGCAAGAACTTATTCGCCGGTCCATGCGTGAAGGCGCGATGGGCATGTCGACCGGCTTGATCTATCCACCGTGTTGCTTCGCGGATACCGCTGAGTTGATCGAGCTGTGCAAAGCGGTTGCCGAATTCGATGGAGTCTTTGTCGCCCACATGCGCAGCGAGAGCGATTATCTTGAAGACGCGGTCGCGGAGATGATCGAAGTCGGCAAGCGTTCGGGCGCGCGAGTCCACATATCGCATTTCAAAGTTGCCGGCCGCGAAAACTGGCCGGTAATCGACGGCGTGCTGGAAATGGTTCGGATCGCTCGCGCGGAAGGCATGCGCTTGACGGCTGATCAGTATCCTTACATCGCAGGCTCGACGATGCTGGGCGCGATACTGCCGCCGTGGGCTCACGCGGGAGGAGTCGAATCGACGCTCGGGCGTTTAGCAAGCGCTGACGAGCGCGGACGCATGCGCGACGCGATGCTCGACCGCTCGCGCTCGGAGTGGGACAACTTTTGGAAGTGGTCAGGGCCGGAAGGAATCATCATCTCCGACATTCCTTCGGGCCATCATCCGGAATGGGTCGGCAAGAACCTCGCGGAGGCGACAGCGATAGCACTGCCGGACGGCGACGCCGCAAACGAAGTCGCGGCCGTCGAGTTCGCGTTCGATCTCCTCGCCCAAGAGCGCATGGGCATCGGCATGATCTCTTTCAGCCAGTCAGAAGAAGTCGTGAAAAAAATCATGTGCGAGCCTTATGTGAACGTCTGCACGGATGGGTTGCTTGGCGGCAAGCCTCACCCGCGCGCTTACGGCACGTATCCGCGCATACTCGGCCGCTACGTGCGCGAGCAGAACCTGTTGACGCTCGAAGAGGCTGTGCGCAAGATGAGCGGGCTCGCCGCGGAGACCTTCCGGCTTGAAAGGTACGGCCTCATTGCCGAGGGCATGCAAGCGAATATCGTGGTGTTCGATCCCCAGCGAGTCATGGACCGCGCGACCTTTGAAGATTCAAAACAGTTTCCGGTTGGAATCGAGCACGTGATTGTCGAAGGCCGAACGATGATCGAGTACGGCGAGCAGCACGGCCCCGGCAGCGGCATCGTAGTGAGGTCGAAACATGGCGCGTGA
- a CDS encoding FAD-dependent oxidoreductase, with protein sequence MADEILDVAIVGGGVSGVYSAWRLMTEGGKKNVAVFEAGDEIGGRLLSVTPPHIPFMKAELGGMRILPAVQPRITKLIDVLNKDAKPDDYIETYPFPVDQPDNISYLRGVHLRLSDFGKTPSPVPYRLTFQEQGQTPGQLAVSAIEQIVPGITNPGLNDEQRRQMAQSTSFAGQPLYKQGFWGVLSRVMSGEAYQLALAAGGYETTLSNWNAADAIPWFLSDFGVDPEYLGFKKGFQQVPLTLEARVKKGHGKVHCGAHVTGFEHKGGTFEIRFKNRKPVRAKALILAMPRRALELLAPASPLLQQESVVTLIKSVTPRPLFKLFTTYLNPWWLPAGVEKGRTTTDLPVRQTYYWPRFDGEPALGGRAMLMASYDDGVNIGFWDGFRTKRGVGWRAGVRATTDMEWFAGSAEENANARWLKYRAPRRMVREVQRQLAVIHGLGFIPDVIDASFKDWGDDPFGGGWNSWNIGVKSQTVKEKILKPADAPLYICGEAYSDAQGWVEGALQTADMMLEKYFDIPPLAEETPSS encoded by the coding sequence ATGGCTGACGAGATCCTTGATGTAGCAATTGTCGGAGGCGGGGTATCCGGCGTGTATTCGGCTTGGAGACTGATGACCGAAGGCGGCAAGAAGAACGTCGCAGTCTTCGAGGCGGGCGACGAGATCGGCGGCCGCCTGCTGTCGGTTACGCCGCCGCACATTCCTTTCATGAAGGCCGAACTGGGAGGCATGCGCATTCTGCCTGCCGTGCAACCGCGCATCACCAAATTGATCGACGTCTTGAACAAAGACGCCAAACCCGACGACTACATCGAAACCTATCCGTTTCCGGTCGATCAGCCTGACAACATCTCGTATCTGCGCGGAGTCCACTTGCGGCTGTCGGATTTCGGCAAGACCCCTTCTCCCGTTCCATACCGTTTGACCTTCCAGGAGCAAGGTCAAACACCGGGCCAGCTCGCGGTGAGCGCTATCGAACAAATAGTGCCGGGCATTACCAACCCCGGTCTCAACGATGAGCAGCGCAGACAGATGGCTCAGAGCACGAGCTTCGCCGGCCAGCCTCTTTACAAGCAAGGGTTCTGGGGAGTGCTCTCGCGGGTGATGAGCGGAGAAGCCTATCAACTCGCGCTCGCCGCCGGGGGGTACGAGACTACGTTGTCGAATTGGAATGCGGCGGATGCGATACCGTGGTTCTTGTCGGACTTTGGCGTGGACCCTGAATACCTGGGATTCAAAAAAGGATTTCAGCAGGTACCGCTGACCCTTGAGGCGCGAGTCAAGAAAGGGCACGGCAAAGTTCATTGCGGCGCGCACGTGACCGGCTTCGAGCATAAGGGCGGCACGTTCGAGATACGGTTTAAGAATCGAAAGCCGGTTCGAGCAAAAGCGTTGATCCTGGCGATGCCTCGACGGGCACTCGAGCTGCTCGCACCTGCGAGCCCGCTGCTTCAACAGGAGAGTGTCGTGACTCTGATCAAGAGCGTCACCCCGAGGCCACTGTTCAAACTGTTCACGACTTATCTGAATCCGTGGTGGCTGCCGGCGGGAGTCGAGAAAGGACGAACGACAACCGATCTGCCGGTGCGCCAGACCTACTACTGGCCAAGGTTTGACGGCGAGCCGGCGCTGGGAGGCCGCGCGATGCTGATGGCGAGTTATGACGACGGGGTCAACATCGGCTTCTGGGACGGCTTCCGCACGAAACGCGGGGTCGGCTGGCGCGCAGGCGTTCGCGCCACGACCGATATGGAATGGTTTGCGGGAAGCGCTGAAGAAAACGCCAATGCTCGGTGGCTCAAGTATCGTGCGCCTCGGCGAATGGTGCGAGAGGTCCAGCGTCAACTGGCGGTGATCCACGGGCTCGGGTTTATCCCTGACGTGATCGATGCGAGCTTCAAGGACTGGGGCGACGATCCGTTCGGGGGCGGTTGGAACTCATGGAACATCGGCGTGAAGAGCCAGACCGTGAAGGAGAAGATTCTCAAGCCTGCGGACGCGCCGCTCTACATTTGCGGTGAAGCTTATTCGGACGCTCAAGGCTGGGTCGAAGGCGCTTTGCAAACGGCTGACATGATGTTGGAGAAATACTTCGACATCCCGCCGCTCGCTGAGGAGACACCGAGTAGTTAG
- a CDS encoding addiction module protein: MSQTLPLPPPGFDALSVEEQIDYVQSLWDHIAARPEEVPVPDWHRQILAERLAAYDASPSEGKTWEEFEEELTLGDSKSVE; the protein is encoded by the coding sequence ATGTCTCAGACATTGCCACTCCCACCGCCCGGATTTGACGCGCTATCCGTTGAAGAGCAAATCGACTACGTCCAGTCTCTCTGGGACCACATTGCAGCGCGACCAGAAGAGGTTCCGGTGCCTGATTGGCATCGCCAGATACTCGCGGAGCGATTGGCAGCCTATGATGCGAGCCCGAGTGAGGGAAAGACTTGGGAGGAATTTGAAGAGGAACTCACACTGGGAGATTCAAAATCGGTCGAGTGA
- a CDS encoding nitrilase-related carbon-nitrogen hydrolase: MPRIVRCGLIQAANVEPAESSIEKIKKAMVDKHVSMIDDAAKKGVQIICLQELFYGPYFPAEQNPHWYDLVERIPDGPTTQLMCEIARQHRMAMVVPIYEEEMTGVYYNTAAVIDADGKYLGKYRKSHIPHCLPGFWEKFYFTPGNLGFPTFETKYARIGVYICYDRHFPEGARALGLNGAEIVFIPSATTKGHADYLWELEQRAHAVANGYFVGTINRVGTEAPWNIGEFFGSSYFANPDGRILAKGSEDKDELIVADLDLDQIKEVRTHWQFYRDRRPEMYGPLCGQ; encoded by the coding sequence ATGCCAAGAATAGTCAGATGCGGACTGATACAAGCCGCCAATGTAGAACCAGCCGAAAGCTCAATCGAGAAAATCAAAAAAGCCATGGTCGATAAGCACGTCTCGATGATCGACGACGCGGCGAAGAAAGGCGTGCAGATCATCTGCCTCCAGGAGCTTTTCTATGGACCTTACTTCCCTGCCGAACAGAACCCTCACTGGTACGATCTGGTCGAACGCATACCCGATGGACCGACGACTCAACTGATGTGCGAGATTGCGCGTCAGCACAGAATGGCGATGGTCGTACCCATCTACGAGGAAGAGATGACCGGCGTGTACTACAACACCGCCGCTGTCATTGATGCTGATGGGAAGTATCTCGGCAAGTATCGCAAGTCTCACATACCGCATTGTCTGCCGGGCTTCTGGGAGAAGTTCTATTTCACGCCGGGCAACCTGGGCTTTCCGACTTTTGAAACCAAGTACGCGCGCATCGGAGTGTACATCTGTTACGACCGGCACTTTCCTGAGGGCGCGCGAGCCTTAGGGTTAAACGGCGCGGAGATCGTTTTCATTCCGTCCGCGACTACTAAAGGACACGCCGATTATTTGTGGGAGCTGGAGCAGCGGGCGCACGCGGTAGCCAACGGCTACTTCGTTGGGACGATCAATCGAGTGGGCACGGAAGCGCCCTGGAACATCGGCGAGTTCTTCGGTTCATCGTACTTCGCGAACCCGGACGGCCGAATACTGGCTAAGGGCAGCGAGGACAAAGACGAGTTGATCGTGGCTGACCTGGACCTCGACCAGATCAAAGAAGTGCGAACGCACTGGCAGTTCTATCGCGACCGGCGGCCGGAAATGTACGGCCCGCTTTGTGGTCAGTAG
- the ssnA gene encoding putative aminohydrolase SsnA — MSYLFKSASIITLGPPSVCRGDLRVDGGLVVERGDELESQPGDDIIHLNGKLVMPGMVCAHTHLYSALARGMPAPPRTPANFKETLELIWWRLDRALDEETIYWSAMAGAMDAARAGTTCLFDHHASPSHITGSLQIVREAIEKAGLRAVLCYEVTDRGGTRERDHGLEENRDFLSWTRRPAPQTTPALFRAMVGAHASFTLSNESLDACAELMREFDAGLHIHVAEDKCDVEDARSRYDLGVVERLAKHGALNSQTILAHGIHLSGEDLEIARSAGVWFAHNPRSNMNNQVGYAPVAKFGERVVLGTDGIGADMFEESHFAFFKGRDARTGFGADDWLRVLANNQGLASEMFGGDLRSLGAGSIADLIVLDYQSPTPLTAGNLAWHLLFGMNSSAVESVMVNGRFVIRDRCSALGDDFYDEARKASEKLWTKLREI, encoded by the coding sequence ATGTCCTACCTGTTCAAATCCGCCAGTATCATTACGCTTGGACCGCCAAGCGTCTGCCGCGGTGACCTCAGAGTTGACGGCGGGCTCGTGGTGGAGCGCGGCGACGAGCTTGAGTCGCAACCCGGCGACGACATCATTCACTTGAACGGCAAGCTCGTGATGCCGGGTATGGTCTGCGCTCACACTCACCTGTACTCGGCGCTCGCACGAGGCATGCCCGCGCCGCCACGAACACCCGCGAACTTCAAAGAGACTCTCGAACTGATCTGGTGGCGGCTGGATCGCGCGCTCGATGAAGAAACAATCTATTGGAGCGCGATGGCCGGTGCAATGGACGCAGCCCGCGCCGGGACAACCTGCTTGTTCGATCATCACGCTTCGCCGTCGCATATCACGGGCTCGCTTCAGATCGTGCGAGAGGCTATCGAGAAAGCTGGACTGCGAGCCGTGCTCTGCTACGAGGTAACCGATCGCGGCGGCACTCGGGAGCGCGATCACGGGTTGGAAGAGAACCGCGATTTCCTGAGCTGGACCCGCCGGCCGGCGCCGCAAACGACGCCTGCACTTTTTCGCGCGATGGTTGGGGCTCACGCGTCGTTCACTCTTTCGAACGAATCGCTCGACGCTTGCGCAGAACTGATGCGTGAGTTCGACGCCGGACTTCACATTCACGTGGCCGAAGACAAGTGTGACGTCGAGGACGCGCGATCTCGGTATGACCTTGGAGTCGTCGAACGGCTTGCGAAGCACGGCGCGCTCAACAGTCAAACCATCCTCGCTCACGGAATACACCTATCCGGCGAGGACCTCGAGATTGCGCGATCGGCTGGCGTGTGGTTCGCACACAATCCGCGCTCGAATATGAACAATCAAGTCGGCTATGCACCGGTGGCGAAGTTCGGCGAGCGTGTAGTGCTGGGCACCGACGGAATCGGGGCTGATATGTTTGAAGAATCGCACTTCGCGTTCTTCAAAGGCCGCGACGCTCGCACAGGCTTTGGCGCCGATGACTGGCTGCGGGTCCTGGCTAACAATCAAGGCCTGGCTTCAGAAATGTTTGGCGGCGATCTGCGCTCGCTCGGCGCCGGCTCGATCGCCGACTTGATCGTGCTCGACTACCAATCGCCTACGCCGCTGACTGCCGGCAATCTCGCGTGGCATCTTCTGTTTGGGATGAACTCGAGCGCGGTTGAAAGCGTGATGGTGAACGGCAGATTCGTGATCAGAGATCGATGCTCGGCGCTTGGTGATGATTTTTACGACGAGGCTCGAAAGGCGAGCGAGAAGCTGTGGACTAAGCTGCGAGAGATTTGA
- a CDS encoding DUF3037 domain-containing protein, translating into MRDHYPYDYAVFRVVPRVEREEFVNVGVIVSCPARKFLEARVELDEQRLMALDSSLDIESIRVHLATIPAICAGGEQAGPIGLLSQRERFHWLVATRSTTIQVSAVHTGSCKNPTEVLEHLLNTMVRPPRSATDPA; encoded by the coding sequence GTGCGCGATCACTATCCGTATGATTACGCCGTATTCCGCGTAGTTCCGAGAGTCGAGCGTGAAGAGTTCGTGAACGTCGGAGTGATAGTCTCGTGCCCCGCCAGAAAGTTTCTCGAGGCCCGCGTTGAACTGGATGAGCAGCGGCTTATGGCCCTTGATTCATCGCTTGATATCGAATCAATCCGAGTTCATCTGGCGACCATCCCGGCTATCTGTGCCGGCGGAGAGCAGGCAGGTCCAATTGGTCTACTATCACAGAGGGAGCGCTTCCACTGGTTGGTGGCGACCCGAAGCACGACTATCCAGGTATCCGCAGTGCACACCGGTAGCTGCAAGAACCCAACCGAAGTGCTCGAGCACTTGCTCAACACGATGGTGCGCCCGCCTCGCTCAGCGACAGACCCCGCCTAG
- a CDS encoding LLM class flavin-dependent oxidoreductase, with the protein MPASSSRVALYLQDKHPLREAIDYVRYAESRGFEAVWQAESRLVRDAIVPMAAYAATTERIKIGSGVINNWTRNAALIAATFSTLDDLAPGRAMCGLGVWWEPLATKVGVNRRKPLQAMRETVEVVRRLLAMEKVTFKGEFVQVEDIEIDIVHGERSPKNVPIYIGATGMKMMELAGEIADGVLLNYLVSPAYNREAMGHLRAGAERSGRSIEQVDRPQLIVCSLDKDRSRALDNARELVTQYLGQQPHIMKASGVSQDLLDEIGRVLTWPAEEHQIREAMKLVPDEVVQLITASGTSDECRAKVKEYIEAGCTCPVLYPLGDDVRAMIDAFS; encoded by the coding sequence ATGCCTGCCTCTTCAAGCCGTGTCGCCCTTTACCTTCAAGACAAACACCCGCTGCGCGAAGCCATCGATTACGTCCGTTATGCCGAATCGCGGGGCTTCGAAGCCGTGTGGCAAGCCGAATCGCGACTCGTGCGCGATGCTATCGTCCCGATGGCCGCATACGCCGCGACCACCGAACGAATCAAGATCGGATCGGGTGTAATCAACAACTGGACTCGCAACGCGGCGTTGATCGCTGCGACGTTTTCGACGCTCGACGATTTGGCGCCGGGCCGCGCGATGTGTGGACTCGGCGTGTGGTGGGAGCCGCTTGCGACCAAGGTCGGAGTAAATCGCCGCAAGCCGCTTCAAGCGATGCGTGAGACGGTCGAAGTCGTGCGCCGATTGCTGGCGATGGAGAAGGTCACCTTCAAAGGCGAGTTCGTTCAAGTCGAGGACATCGAGATTGACATCGTTCACGGCGAGCGCTCGCCGAAGAACGTTCCGATCTACATCGGGGCTACTGGAATGAAGATGATGGAGCTCGCGGGTGAGATAGCCGACGGAGTGTTGCTCAATTATCTCGTCTCGCCCGCCTACAACCGCGAAGCGATGGGCCATCTCCGTGCCGGAGCCGAACGCTCCGGTCGCAGCATTGAACAAGTCGATCGTCCCCAACTGATCGTCTGTTCGTTGGACAAAGATCGCTCGCGAGCTTTGGACAACGCCCGTGAGCTAGTCACACAGTACCTGGGCCAGCAACCGCACATCATGAAAGCTAGCGGGGTGAGTCAGGACCTGCTCGATGAGATCGGCCGCGTGTTGACCTGGCCGGCGGAAGAGCATCAGATCCGCGAAGCGATGAAGCTAGTCCCCGACGAAGTCGTTCAGCTCATCACGGCTTCGGGCACATCCGACGAATGCCGCGCGAAGGTGAAAGAGTACATCGAAGCGGGCTGCACTTGTCCGGTGCTATATCCGCTCGGGGACGACGTGCGCGCGATGATCGATGCCTTTAGCTGA
- a CDS encoding DUF2283 domain-containing protein, producing the protein MKDRYLEITFRKGKAVAAYLYLPREPGEKSKRTEKAGNGLLIDYGKGGQPIGIEITAPDQVSADVLNEVLTKLNVRPVEPSEVSPLLAA; encoded by the coding sequence ATGAAAGATCGTTACTTAGAAATCACGTTTCGCAAGGGCAAGGCGGTTGCCGCTTACCTATATCTTCCGAGAGAGCCGGGGGAGAAGAGTAAGCGCACAGAAAAGGCTGGAAACGGACTCTTGATCGACTACGGAAAGGGTGGCCAGCCGATCGGCATTGAGATTACGGCTCCGGATCAGGTCAGCGCGGACGTGCTAAATGAGGTCCTCACGAAACTCAACGTTCGCCCCGTTGAGCCGAGCGAAGTGTCGCCTCTCCTGGCCGCGTAA
- a CDS encoding class I SAM-dependent methyltransferase, whose protein sequence is MRRRRSGRKLSSPVVAEQSTLLGLPGTSNFLKKDAWSISAEGRNTISMEAYKDDLAFIHDVGFGDFAKNSAPGLLEILRKNGIKTGLVVDLGCGSGLWARELSKAGYDVLGVDISAAMIAMARKRAPRGEFQTASLLKVKLPQCDAVTSLGECLNYLFDKSNRMSELRRLFRRVYTALKPGGLFLFDIAEPGRGKGPRQKHREGRDWAVLVEVDEDARTNRLTRRITTFRKVARLYRRDEEIHQLQLYKRAEVANELRRVGFRVRTIDGYGAQPMIEGCTGFVARKPS, encoded by the coding sequence TTGCGCCGCCGGCGTAGCGGGCGAAAGCTTTCTAGTCCCGTTGTTGCGGAGCAATCGACGCTGCTAGGATTGCCGGGCACGAGTAACTTTCTCAAGAAGGATGCCTGGTCCATCTCAGCCGAAGGGCGCAACACGATTTCGATGGAAGCCTACAAGGACGATCTAGCTTTCATTCACGATGTTGGGTTCGGCGATTTCGCGAAGAACTCTGCGCCGGGACTGCTTGAGATCCTGCGTAAGAATGGAATCAAAACGGGGCTAGTCGTGGACCTGGGCTGCGGAAGCGGGCTCTGGGCACGGGAACTCTCGAAGGCGGGTTACGATGTTCTGGGAGTAGACATTTCGGCGGCGATGATCGCGATGGCCCGCAAGCGAGCACCGCGGGGCGAATTCCAGACAGCGTCTCTTCTGAAGGTCAAACTCCCGCAATGCGACGCGGTCACCTCGCTCGGGGAGTGTTTGAACTATCTGTTCGACAAGAGCAATCGCATGAGCGAACTTCGCCGGCTGTTTCGTCGCGTCTACACCGCTCTGAAGCCGGGCGGTCTCTTCTTATTCGACATTGCCGAGCCTGGACGGGGAAAGGGCCCGCGTCAGAAACATCGCGAAGGACGTGACTGGGCCGTTCTGGTAGAAGTTGACGAAGATGCAAGAACCAACCGGCTGACGCGCCGGATAACAACGTTCCGAAAAGTTGCCAGGCTCTACAGACGCGATGAAGAGATTCATCAACTGCAACTCTACAAACGAGCCGAGGTGGCGAACGAACTTCGTCGTGTGGGGTTTCGAGTACGCACTATCGACGGCTACGGAGCGCAACCGATGATCGAGGGCTGCACGGGGTTCGTAGCGCGGAAACCTTCATAA
- a CDS encoding HipA family kinase: protein MENGKSLQPSGVRTVTATRYVTPLREGGSLPAIVEADDDGMYVLKFRGAGQGPKALIAELVAGEIGRAVGLPVPEIVFVELDPELARTEPDPEIQDLIRASAGLNLALDYLPGSVTFDPVAEKLDAELASMVVWFDAYVTNVDRTPRNANMLMWHRRLWLIDHGAALYFHHTWTNYLERSRDAFPWIKDHVLLPSTSPLSLREVDSKMTERTTPDIICGIVELIPDAWLAAESQVSDSPFGGSAEHRDAYIEYLLSRLEAPHVFLEEAIRARSLSV from the coding sequence ATGGAAAATGGAAAATCCCTTCAGCCTTCTGGAGTGAGAACAGTAACTGCCACGAGGTATGTCACCCCGTTACGCGAGGGTGGATCGCTTCCAGCGATAGTCGAAGCCGATGACGATGGAATGTATGTGCTCAAGTTCCGTGGCGCGGGTCAGGGACCCAAGGCTCTAATCGCGGAGCTAGTGGCGGGGGAGATAGGCCGTGCAGTAGGGTTGCCCGTGCCTGAGATTGTCTTCGTTGAACTCGACCCCGAACTCGCTCGCACCGAGCCGGACCCCGAGATCCAAGACCTGATCAGGGCGAGCGCCGGTCTAAACCTCGCCCTCGACTACCTGCCAGGTTCCGTAACGTTTGATCCGGTTGCCGAGAAGCTCGACGCCGAACTCGCCTCGATGGTCGTGTGGTTCGACGCTTACGTGACTAATGTTGACCGTACGCCGCGCAACGCGAACATGCTCATGTGGCACCGCCGGCTCTGGCTCATTGATCATGGTGCAGCCCTCTACTTCCACCACACCTGGACCAACTACTTGGAGCGCAGCCGCGACGCTTTCCCCTGGATCAAAGACCATGTCTTGCTGCCGTCTACATCTCCGCTCTCTCTTCGCGAGGTAGACTCGAAGATGACCGAGCGGACCACACCAGACATCATTTGCGGTATAGTAGAACTCATTCCCGACGCTTGGTTGGCCGCTGAGTCTCAGGTTAGCGACTCCCCGTTTGGCGGGTCCGCCGAACATCGGGATGCTTACATCGAGTATTTGCTGAGCCGGCTCGAGGCGCCGCATGTTTTCCTGGAGGAGGCGATCCGTGCGCGATCACTATCCGTATGA
- a CDS encoding VOC family protein, producing the protein MLPIRGVYEVAIRVKDLAKAEPFYLDVLDLEVGIRDQKRNWLFLKAGGDAGMVVLQEDKSEWPLQHFAFTIDEADIERAATMLRERGVEVEGPVFHQWMNSTSLYFDDPDGNQLELLAVNSSKSSAGNEAAG; encoded by the coding sequence ATGCTACCGATCCGTGGAGTCTATGAAGTCGCGATTAGAGTGAAGGATCTCGCAAAGGCAGAGCCGTTCTATCTCGACGTGCTGGACCTGGAAGTCGGCATTCGTGATCAGAAACGCAACTGGCTGTTCTTAAAAGCTGGCGGCGATGCCGGAATGGTCGTCCTTCAAGAAGACAAAAGCGAATGGCCGTTGCAGCACTTCGCATTCACGATCGATGAAGCCGATATTGAGCGCGCCGCGACAATGCTGCGCGAGCGAGGCGTTGAAGTCGAGGGTCCGGTCTTTCATCAATGGATGAATTCGACCTCGCTTTACTTTGACGATCCGGATGGGAACCAGCTCGAGCTTCTTGCCGTCAACAGCTCGAAGAGCAGCGCAGGCAATGAGGCAGCCGGATGA
- a CDS encoding Uma2 family endonuclease: MASRVPVYKLSVEEYLEAEEDAAVRHEYVAGQIYAMAGASDEHNTIALNVATLLRSRLRGGPCRVYISDMKVRIEITDVFYYPDVLVTCDPEDTGRYAKTRPALIVEVTSPSTTVTDHREKLLAYQKLPSLREYVMIGQHEMRVEIYRLDKHGHWWLETYGPEHSFELESVNLEIAVKDVYEDVILRPWPADEPEPPVNPG; encoded by the coding sequence ATGGCTTCACGAGTTCCGGTCTATAAGCTTTCTGTTGAGGAGTATCTGGAGGCAGAAGAGGACGCTGCTGTACGTCACGAATACGTTGCGGGTCAGATCTATGCGATGGCGGGGGCCAGCGACGAACACAACACAATTGCGTTGAATGTCGCGACCCTGCTTCGATCGCGTTTGCGCGGCGGGCCTTGTCGCGTTTATATCTCAGACATGAAGGTAAGGATCGAGATTACGGACGTGTTCTATTACCCCGATGTTCTTGTGACCTGCGATCCGGAAGACACCGGCCGCTACGCCAAGACCCGCCCAGCCCTCATAGTCGAGGTGACTTCGCCGTCGACAACCGTCACCGACCATCGCGAGAAGCTACTTGCTTATCAGAAGCTGCCAAGCCTTCGAGAGTATGTGATGATCGGGCAGCACGAGATGAGGGTTGAAATCTATCGCCTGGACAAACATGGCCACTGGTGGCTCGAAACCTACGGACCCGAGCATTCTTTCGAGCTTGAGTCAGTGAATCTGGAGATCGCGGTCAAAGACGTCTATGAGGACGTTATTCTTCGGCCGTGGCCGGCCGACGAACCCGAACCACCTGTCAATCCAGGTTGA